One window of Methanothermobacter tenebrarum genomic DNA carries:
- a CDS encoding 30S ribosomal protein S17 — protein sequence MIGIDVPEPKSKCNDPNCPFHGNLKVRGRILEGIVTSDKAERTVTVERSYYQFLPKYERYEKRRSKIKAHKPECIDVRVGDMVKIAECRPLSKTKSFVVVEVKGEK from the coding sequence ATGATCGGCATCGACGTCCCAGAACCAAAATCCAAATGTAACGATCCTAACTGTCCATTCCATGGTAACCTAAAGGTTAGAGGGAGAATACTAGAAGGTATAGTGACCAGTGACAAGGCAGAAAGAACAGTTACAGTAGAGAGAAGCTACTACCAGTTCCTGCCAAAATATGAGAGATATGAGAAGAGAAGATCGAAGATAAAAGCCCACAAACCCGAATGCATCGACGTTAGAGTTGGTGACATGGTAAAGATTGCAGAATGCAGACCCCTAAGTAAAACAAAAAGTTTCGTTGTAGTTGAAGTAAAGGGAGAGAAATAA
- the rplX gene encoding 50S ribosomal protein L24 has protein sequence MARRRPRSKQPRKQRKFLYNAPLHIRHKIMSATLSKELREEYNRRSLPVRRGDKVEIMRGDFKGHQGKIERVDLKNYKVYVEGATIQKVDGTTTYFPIHPSNLRIIELNLEDEKRIKILERKG, from the coding sequence ATGGCTAGGAGAAGACCAAGATCAAAACAGCCAAGGAAACAGAGGAAATTCCTTTATAATGCACCTTTACACATTCGTCACAAGATAATGAGCGCAACCTTGAGTAAAGAACTCCGAGAAGAATACAATAGAAGATCACTACCAGTAAGAAGAGGAGACAAGGTAGAGATAATGCGCGGAGACTTCAAAGGACACCAGGGAAAAATAGAAAGGGTGGACCTCAAAAACTATAAGGTCTATGTGGAAGGTGCCACAATACAAAAAGTGGACGGGACCACAACATACTTCCCAATACACCCCTCCAATCTCAGGATAATAGAATTGAACTTGGAAGATGAGAAAAGAATCAAAATACTAGAACGGAAGGGATAA
- a CDS encoding adenylate kinase: protein MKVVVVVGIPGSGSTTVLKHALEDLDYINVNYGDVMLEIARSEGLVEDRDQLRRLSPEKQKRIQKAAAKNIRERSKETNIIVDTHCTIKTPTGFLPGLPQWVLEELQPDMFILVEADPEEIFMRRISDKTRTRDMEMLKEINLHQQMNRAAAMAYATLTGATVKIIENHNSRLENAVQEMKKIL from the coding sequence ATGAAGGTTGTTGTAGTTGTGGGCATACCAGGATCTGGGAGTACAACAGTACTCAAACATGCACTAGAAGACCTAGATTATATAAACGTAAACTATGGGGATGTGATGCTCGAAATAGCCAGATCTGAGGGTCTGGTGGAGGACAGGGATCAGTTGAGGAGACTTTCACCAGAAAAACAGAAGAGGATACAAAAGGCGGCTGCGAAAAATATAAGAGAAAGATCCAAGGAAACTAATATAATCGTTGACACCCACTGCACAATAAAAACACCAACTGGTTTTCTACCAGGACTACCACAATGGGTCCTAGAAGAACTCCAACCAGACATGTTCATACTCGTCGAAGCAGACCCAGAGGAAATATTCATGAGAAGAATCTCAGACAAGACAAGGACAAGGGATATGGAAATGCTTAAAGAGATAAACCTGCACCAACAGATGAACAGGGCAGCTGCCATGGCCTATGCCACCCTAACAGGTGCAACAGTGAAAATAATCGAAAACCATAATAGCCGCCTAGAAAATGCGGTTCAGGAAATGAAGAAGATACTATAG
- a CDS encoding EMC3/TMCO1 family protein has product MVLDIIYKGLDIIFGPFLALDPNPQNPILTIFVVATLVAFVITLANKLLVDQERLQELRREMQEFQQELMEARKSSDVKALEELQEKQMEFMDKQREMMTMSFKPMIVTFLPIILVFYWMAQHPHISKATIILPQVAYYVLLVPVWHMFYKMPAGSPAYAIGWLGWYILCSFAMSQIFRKFMGLKGM; this is encoded by the coding sequence ATGGTACTGGACATAATATACAAAGGATTGGATATCATATTCGGCCCGTTCCTGGCATTAGACCCTAATCCACAAAATCCAATACTCACAATATTCGTTGTAGCCACACTAGTAGCCTTCGTAATAACATTAGCAAACAAACTACTCGTAGACCAGGAGCGATTACAGGAACTTAGACGTGAGATGCAGGAATTCCAGCAGGAGCTTATGGAGGCCAGGAAATCCAGTGACGTTAAAGCCCTTGAGGAACTGCAAGAGAAGCAGATGGAATTCATGGACAAGCAGAGGGAAATGATGACAATGTCATTCAAGCCAATGATAGTAACCTTCCTACCCATAATCCTGGTATTCTATTGGATGGCCCAACACCCTCATATTTCAAAGGCCACAATCATACTCCCACAGGTAGCATATTACGTGCTCCTGGTCCCAGTATGGCATATGTTCTATAAGATGCCTGCTGGTTCACCAGCCTATGCCATAGGATGGCTCGGCTGGTATATACTATGCTCATTTGCAATGTCCCAGATATTCAGGAAATTCATGGGACTTAAAGGAATGTAA
- a CDS encoding 30S ribosomal protein S14, translating to MPRKYGKASRKCSRCGDHSAIVRRYGLMLCRQCFRELAPKIGFKKYN from the coding sequence ATGCCAAGAAAATACGGGAAAGCATCAAGGAAATGTTCAAGATGTGGCGATCATTCAGCCATCGTAAGAAGATACGGGTTAATGTTATGCAGACAATGCTTCAGAGAACTCGCACCAAAAATAGGCTTCAAAAAATACAACTAA
- a CDS encoding 50S ribosomal protein L5 — translation MNPMERVRIAKATLNIGVGEGGERLARAEKLLETMTGQKPVKTISKVTNPEFGIRKKQPIGCKVTLRGEKAEEIIRKFLDGIGNKIKASQFDDQGNVSMGIEEHIDMPGMKYDPDIGIFGMDLSITFEKPGYRISRRRIQKRKVPRKHRVTREEAIKFMKEKFNVKIT, via the coding sequence ATGAACCCCATGGAACGAGTGAGAATAGCGAAAGCAACCCTGAACATAGGCGTTGGAGAAGGCGGGGAAAGACTAGCAAGGGCAGAGAAACTACTAGAAACCATGACAGGACAAAAACCAGTTAAAACAATATCAAAGGTTACAAACCCAGAATTCGGCATAAGAAAAAAACAACCAATAGGCTGCAAGGTAACATTAAGGGGAGAAAAGGCCGAGGAAATAATCAGGAAATTCCTAGATGGTATCGGTAACAAAATCAAAGCAAGCCAATTCGACGACCAAGGGAACGTCTCAATGGGTATAGAAGAACACATAGACATGCCAGGGATGAAATACGATCCAGACATTGGAATATTCGGGATGGACTTGTCAATAACATTCGAAAAACCAGGATACAGGATAAGCAGGCGCAGGATACAGAAGAGGAAGGTTCCAAGGAAACATAGAGTCACCCGAGAAGAAGCCATCAAATTCATGAAAGAAAAATTCAACGTCAAAATAACATAG
- a CDS encoding 50S ribosomal protein L32e — protein MKKRFKRQEYARYKKLGEKWRKPKGKTSKMRRYEKGKPAMPSIGYRKPKKERGLHPSGYKDILIRNLEEVESLDPKREAARIASTVGARKKRLIMERAKELGVKILNP, from the coding sequence ATGAAAAAAAGATTCAAGAGACAAGAGTATGCAAGATACAAAAAATTGGGCGAGAAATGGAGAAAACCCAAGGGCAAGACCAGTAAAATGAGAAGATACGAGAAGGGAAAACCTGCAATGCCATCCATAGGATACAGGAAGCCCAAGAAGGAAAGAGGATTACACCCCTCAGGTTACAAGGATATACTAATCAGAAACCTAGAGGAGGTAGAATCCCTAGACCCTAAAAGGGAAGCCGCCAGGATAGCATCCACAGTAGGCGCCAGGAAAAAGAGGCTAATCATGGAAAGGGCTAAAGAGTTAGGCGTTAAGATCCTGAACCCATAA
- a CDS encoding 50S ribosomal protein L14: MKAIAANVTRALPVGATLHCADNTGARELEIIAVKGYKGVRRRLPAAGVGDMIVVSVKKGTVDMRREVLNAVIIRQKKEYRRPDGLRVKFEDNAAVIVNPDGSLKGSEIRGPVAKEAATRWPSIGSAASIIV, encoded by the coding sequence ATGAAGGCCATAGCAGCAAATGTCACCAGGGCACTGCCCGTAGGCGCTACACTACACTGCGCAGACAATACAGGAGCCCGAGAACTTGAAATAATAGCAGTTAAAGGCTACAAGGGTGTTAGAAGGAGACTCCCAGCAGCTGGTGTAGGTGACATGATAGTGGTCTCGGTGAAAAAGGGTACGGTGGACATGCGAAGAGAGGTGCTAAACGCTGTCATAATAAGACAGAAAAAAGAGTACAGGAGACCAGATGGGTTAAGGGTCAAATTCGAGGATAATGCCGCGGTCATCGTGAACCCGGACGGGAGCCTGAAGGGTTCGGAGATAAGAGGACCCGTAGCGAAGGAAGCGGCCACCAGATGGCCTAGTATAGGCAGCGCAGCCAGTATAATAGTATAA
- a CDS encoding uL15m family ribosomal protein produces the protein MIRKRKKITKMRGSRTVGGGSSKKRRGAGHRGGRGQAGGHKHHWTWIVKHDPEHFGKRGFKRPRKLIKDPKTINLGEIQEKLPELIEEGVAKKEKNITILDLTSIGYEKVLGRGRITEPLHLKAHEFSAKAEEKIKEAGGKTEII, from the coding sequence ATGATCAGAAAAAGAAAAAAGATAACAAAGATGAGAGGCTCCAGGACAGTCGGCGGAGGATCATCAAAGAAAAGACGGGGAGCAGGCCACCGCGGCGGCAGAGGACAAGCAGGTGGACACAAACACCACTGGACATGGATAGTTAAACACGACCCGGAACACTTCGGCAAAAGAGGATTCAAACGTCCAAGAAAACTCATCAAAGACCCGAAGACGATAAACCTTGGAGAAATCCAAGAAAAACTACCAGAACTCATAGAAGAAGGCGTAGCCAAAAAGGAAAAAAATATAACCATCCTAGACCTTACCAGTATAGGCTACGAGAAGGTCTTGGGCCGTGGCAGGATAACAGAACCATTACACCTTAAAGCCCATGAATTCTCAGCTAAAGCAGAAGAGAAGATAAAAGAGGCCGGGGGAAAAACCGAGATAATATAA
- the yciH gene encoding stress response translation initiation inhibitor YciH, protein MKICEVCGLPKELCVCEEIAREIQRLKVYTVRRRFGKIMTIIEGINEQEIDIKELTKTLKAKCACGGTAKKGRIELQGDHKKKVKKVLVELGFSPDTIEIR, encoded by the coding sequence ATGAAAATCTGCGAGGTATGCGGTCTTCCAAAGGAATTATGCGTCTGTGAGGAGATAGCAAGGGAAATACAAAGATTGAAAGTGTACACAGTAAGGAGGAGATTCGGGAAGATCATGACAATAATCGAGGGCATCAACGAACAGGAAATAGACATAAAAGAGCTCACAAAGACGCTAAAAGCCAAATGCGCATGTGGGGGGACAGCCAAAAAGGGTAGAATAGAATTACAAGGAGACCATAAAAAGAAGGTCAAAAAGGTCCTAGTCGAATTAGGCTTCTCCCCAGACACCATAGAGATAAGATGA
- the rnp1 gene encoding ribonuclease P protein component 1, with translation MITPGNVFRHELIGLKVEVAESPHKDFKGLKGRVIDETKNTLKIELKDGKEIIIPKNVAIFHFKLPNGQIVEIDGRIIVGRPEERIKKKFKKI, from the coding sequence ATGATAACACCAGGGAACGTATTCAGACACGAACTCATAGGCCTAAAAGTCGAAGTAGCAGAAAGTCCACACAAAGACTTCAAAGGCCTCAAGGGCAGGGTCATCGACGAAACAAAAAACACACTCAAAATAGAACTAAAGGATGGGAAAGAAATCATAATACCCAAGAACGTGGCAATATTCCACTTCAAACTACCAAACGGTCAGATAGTGGAAATAGACGGGCGAATAATAGTAGGCCGTCCAGAAGAGAGGATAAAAAAGAAATTTAAAAAAATTTAA
- a CDS encoding 30S ribosomal protein S4e produces MAKMGSRKHLKRFKSPRHWPIPPKESKWTVKPSPGPHSMENSLPLLIIVRDILGVADTSKEAKRIINSGEILIDGRPRKDYKFPVGFMDVVEIPRTGETYRVGLGEKGTLTLHPIEEDKNFKLCKIINKTTLKGGRTQLNLHDGRNHIVDENFKVGDVIKLRIPQQEIVDSISFKEGNLGLVTGGKHTGEIGTIKKITVTRSSMPNTVIIETKDKKSFMTLKDYVFVIGEKEPLIQLGG; encoded by the coding sequence ATGGCTAAAATGGGATCAAGAAAACACCTTAAGCGTTTCAAATCACCTAGGCACTGGCCAATACCACCTAAGGAGAGTAAATGGACTGTTAAACCCTCACCAGGACCCCACTCCATGGAGAACTCACTACCATTACTTATAATAGTAAGGGATATCCTAGGAGTGGCTGACACTTCCAAAGAAGCCAAGAGGATAATAAACAGTGGAGAAATCCTCATAGATGGGCGTCCAAGGAAGGATTACAAGTTTCCAGTCGGTTTCATGGATGTTGTGGAAATACCCCGTACAGGCGAAACCTACAGGGTGGGCCTAGGCGAAAAGGGCACCCTAACACTCCACCCAATAGAAGAGGATAAAAACTTCAAATTATGTAAAATCATCAACAAGACAACACTCAAGGGTGGAAGAACACAACTAAACCTCCATGACGGACGCAATCATATAGTCGATGAAAACTTCAAAGTAGGAGATGTTATAAAACTCAGAATCCCACAACAGGAGATAGTAGATTCAATAAGCTTCAAGGAGGGTAACCTCGGACTAGTTACCGGCGGTAAACACACAGGTGAGATAGGGACCATCAAAAAGATAACAGTTACAAGATCTTCAATGCCCAACACAGTAATCATAGAAACCAAGGATAAAAAAAGTTTCATGACACTAAAAGACTACGTATTCGTCATCGGAGAAAAAGAACCACTCATACAACTAGGAGGATAA
- a CDS encoding 50S ribosomal protein L19e yields the protein MNLTTQKRLAAEILKVGTSRVWIDPERVDEVSTAITRESIKQLIKDGAIKAQPKKGISSYRSKKIKEQKRKGRRRGRGSIKGAKGARRPRKREWISTIRALRKDLKKMRDKRQINKTTYRKLYKMAKGGAFRSKSYMKTYARDHDMLR from the coding sequence ATGAATCTCACCACTCAAAAGAGACTAGCAGCAGAAATACTCAAAGTAGGGACAAGCAGGGTATGGATAGACCCTGAAAGAGTCGACGAAGTTTCAACAGCAATAACAAGAGAGAGCATAAAACAACTAATAAAAGACGGGGCCATAAAAGCCCAACCCAAGAAGGGTATAAGCAGTTACAGGTCCAAGAAGATAAAAGAACAGAAAAGGAAGGGTAGAAGGAGAGGAAGAGGCAGCATAAAAGGGGCTAAAGGTGCTAGAAGACCCCGTAAGAGGGAATGGATAAGCACGATAAGGGCTCTGAGGAAAGACCTTAAAAAGATGAGGGATAAAAGGCAGATAAACAAGACAACATATCGTAAACTTTATAAGATGGCCAAGGGCGGGGCTTTCAGGAGCAAATCCTATATGAAAACCTATGCCAGAGACCATGACATGCTAAGATAG
- a CDS encoding 30S ribosomal protein S8, whose product MTLMDPLANALTNIRNNELRGNTKCIISPASKLIGQVLRTMQKEGYIGEFEYVDDGRAGKFIVELEGNINHCGVIKPRHAVKKDEFEKFEKRYLPARDFGILIVTTPEGIMTHKEAKEKGIGGRLLAYIY is encoded by the coding sequence ATGACACTAATGGATCCACTCGCCAACGCACTGACAAACATCAGAAACAACGAACTTAGAGGAAACACCAAATGCATAATATCACCAGCCTCCAAACTCATCGGACAAGTGCTAAGAACAATGCAAAAAGAAGGATACATAGGCGAATTCGAATACGTTGACGATGGCAGAGCCGGGAAATTCATAGTAGAACTAGAAGGGAACATAAACCACTGCGGGGTTATAAAACCAAGACACGCCGTGAAAAAAGACGAATTCGAAAAATTCGAAAAAAGATACCTGCCGGCCAGAGACTTCGGAATACTCATAGTCACAACCCCAGAGGGTATAATGACCCACAAAGAAGCCAAAGAGAAAGGAATAGGCGGCAGACTACTAGCATACATCTACTAG
- a CDS encoding 50S ribosomal protein L30, giving the protein MFAVIRVRGSVGVRKDIKDTLKMLRLHRINHAVLVEETPDYKGMLQKAKDYITWGEIDKETLASMIRKRGRLPGNKKITEEHIKDKGYSTFKELAAAIIKGETKLEDLDIKPVFRLHPPRKGYESVKKSFKEGGSLGYRGDKINELIQRMI; this is encoded by the coding sequence ATGTTCGCAGTCATAAGAGTAAGGGGGTCAGTGGGTGTGAGAAAAGACATCAAGGACACCCTCAAAATGCTAAGATTACACAGGATCAACCATGCAGTACTAGTAGAGGAAACACCAGACTACAAGGGCATGCTACAAAAGGCAAAGGACTACATAACCTGGGGAGAAATAGACAAAGAAACACTAGCATCAATGATAAGGAAAAGGGGCAGATTACCCGGCAACAAAAAAATCACAGAAGAACACATAAAAGATAAAGGCTACTCAACATTCAAAGAACTAGCAGCGGCCATAATTAAAGGGGAAACCAAACTCGAAGACCTTGATATAAAACCAGTATTCAGATTACACCCACCCAGAAAAGGCTATGAGAGTGTGAAAAAATCCTTCAAAGAAGGTGGAAGCCTAGGCTACAGAGGAGATAAGATAAACGAACTAATACAACGAATGATATAA
- the rpsE gene encoding 30S ribosomal protein S5, giving the protein MNFDIEEWEPRTSLGQKVKEGQITSIDEIFEEGLPIMELEIIDALLPDLEEEVIDVNLVQRMHKSGRKVNFRVIVAVGNKDGYVGLGQGKAREVGPAIRKAVDDAKFNIIKVRRGCGDWGCACGREHTIPFKVTGKSGSVRVTLLPAPGGVGLAIGDVGKTILRLAGIEDIWSRTKGQTQTTINFAKATFNALKQLSRIKAAEKDLKRLGVTTA; this is encoded by the coding sequence ATGAACTTTGACATCGAAGAATGGGAGCCCAGAACAAGCCTAGGACAGAAGGTTAAGGAAGGACAAATCACAAGCATAGACGAAATATTCGAAGAAGGGCTCCCCATAATGGAACTTGAAATAATAGACGCACTACTCCCAGACCTTGAAGAGGAAGTCATAGACGTTAACCTAGTCCAGAGAATGCACAAATCAGGCCGGAAAGTAAACTTCAGAGTCATAGTAGCAGTCGGAAACAAGGACGGGTACGTGGGACTAGGACAAGGAAAGGCAAGAGAAGTCGGACCAGCCATAAGAAAAGCGGTTGATGATGCTAAATTCAACATAATAAAGGTTAGAAGAGGATGCGGAGACTGGGGATGCGCATGTGGCCGGGAACACACCATACCATTCAAAGTCACGGGTAAAAGCGGGAGCGTCAGAGTCACACTCCTACCAGCACCAGGAGGCGTGGGACTCGCCATAGGAGATGTTGGAAAAACAATACTCAGACTCGCAGGGATAGAAGACATATGGTCCAGGACAAAGGGACAGACACAGACAACCATAAACTTTGCAAAGGCAACATTCAACGCCCTAAAACAACTAAGCAGGATAAAAGCAGCAGAAAAAGACCTTAAAAGGCTTGGAGTCACCACAGCATAG
- the secY gene encoding preprotein translocase subunit SecY: protein MREKLEPIFSVIPEVKRPEYRQTFKEKLKWTGTILILYFFLGQIPLYGLSPTAVDQFAQLRAVIAGNFGSILTLGIGPIVSASIILQLLVGGKLLKLDLSRHEDKAFFQGTQKLLAIIFTVFEAAILVLTGALAPLSSTFIGILILQMTIGGILIIFLDEVVSKWGFGSGVGLFIAAGVSQEIMVGAFNPLPSPAQPGVPAGRIPGFLYLLATGQSPDFQYYIIPILALILVFLIVVYAESMRVEIPLTMGGGKRWGRGPIGKYPLRFVYASNMPVILTSALLLNVQLMANVFQKIGHPILGEVSRGQAISGLAYLLTPPRSIDIIYLDPLKVVFYAIVFIGFSVLFAWLWIEISGLGPREVAKQLYQMGLQVPGFRSTKKQFERILKRYIPPLTILGGAFVGFLAFIADLTGALGGGTGVLLTVGIVYRLYEEIAQEQLMDMHPMLRRFLGE, encoded by the coding sequence TTGAGGGAGAAGCTGGAACCCATATTCTCAGTAATACCAGAAGTGAAAAGGCCTGAATACAGGCAAACATTCAAGGAAAAACTTAAATGGACTGGGACAATCCTAATATTATATTTCTTCCTCGGCCAGATACCCTTATATGGTCTAAGCCCCACTGCAGTGGACCAATTCGCCCAGTTAAGGGCTGTTATCGCAGGAAATTTTGGTTCGATCCTGACATTGGGTATAGGGCCCATAGTCTCAGCATCAATCATACTACAATTGCTAGTAGGTGGAAAACTATTAAAATTGGATCTTTCACGGCACGAAGACAAGGCATTCTTCCAGGGAACCCAGAAATTGTTAGCCATCATCTTCACAGTCTTCGAGGCTGCCATACTCGTATTAACAGGCGCCCTAGCACCCTTATCTTCCACATTTATAGGTATATTGATATTACAGATGACCATAGGCGGCATACTCATAATATTCCTAGATGAGGTGGTCTCTAAGTGGGGTTTTGGAAGTGGGGTTGGATTATTCATAGCAGCGGGAGTATCCCAGGAGATAATGGTTGGGGCGTTCAACCCCCTACCTTCACCAGCACAACCAGGAGTGCCAGCCGGCAGAATACCAGGATTCCTATACCTGCTGGCAACTGGACAATCCCCTGACTTCCAATATTATATTATACCGATACTAGCCCTAATCCTCGTATTCCTTATTGTGGTCTATGCAGAGAGTATGAGGGTTGAAATACCCCTAACCATGGGGGGAGGTAAAAGATGGGGGAGGGGTCCGATAGGCAAGTATCCGCTCAGATTCGTATATGCAAGTAACATGCCGGTTATACTCACAAGCGCCCTGCTATTAAATGTCCAATTAATGGCTAACGTATTCCAGAAGATAGGACACCCAATACTCGGAGAAGTTTCAAGGGGGCAGGCCATAAGCGGCCTAGCATACCTTTTAACCCCCCCAAGGTCTATTGACATCATCTACCTAGACCCCTTGAAGGTTGTATTTTATGCTATAGTATTCATAGGATTCTCCGTCTTATTCGCATGGTTATGGATCGAGATAAGCGGCCTCGGACCCCGAGAGGTTGCCAAACAATTATACCAGATGGGATTACAGGTTCCTGGTTTTAGGAGTACTAAAAAGCAGTTTGAGAGGATACTGAAACGTTACATACCCCCACTCACCATACTTGGGGGGGCCTTCGTAGGATTCCTGGCGTTTATAGCTGACCTAACAGGGGCCCTGGGTGGGGGTACCGGTGTGCTTTTAACAGTAGGTATAGTCTACAGGTTATATGAGGAGATAGCCCAGGAACAACTTATGGACATGCATCCAATGCTCAGACGCTTCCTAGGAGAATAA
- the rpmC gene encoding 50S ribosomal protein L29 — translation MAILKSDEIREMDTEELYKRLDELKAEYSKHLSKSAATGAPESPGKMRELRKTIARVLTIMKEK, via the coding sequence ATGGCCATCCTAAAGAGCGATGAGATAAGAGAGATGGACACTGAAGAACTTTATAAAAGATTAGATGAGCTGAAGGCAGAATATTCAAAACATCTATCCAAGAGCGCGGCTACAGGAGCCCCTGAAAGTCCTGGTAAAATGCGCGAACTTAGAAAGACGATAGCAAGAGTTCTAACAATCATGAAAGAAAAATAG
- a CDS encoding 50S ribosomal protein L18, whose product MAYGPRYRLPFRRRREGKTDYKARYRLVDADKLRFIVRVTNYHVITQIAKIGKMGDETLVSAHSKQLQNLGWLANTNNISAAYLTGYLCGKKALKEGITEAVLDMGLRPPVKGSRVFAALKGAVDAGLKVPHSESILPDESRIKGEHIAAYAKSLDEEEVKKRFSKYFERGISPTRLPEHFQEIKKKIDEVIS is encoded by the coding sequence TTGGCATATGGACCCAGATACAGATTACCCTTCAGGAGACGTAGAGAAGGGAAAACAGACTACAAGGCAAGGTACAGGTTAGTAGACGCTGATAAGTTAAGATTCATTGTAAGGGTAACCAACTATCATGTTATAACACAGATAGCCAAGATTGGTAAAATGGGGGATGAAACCCTAGTCTCAGCCCACTCAAAACAATTACAAAACCTCGGATGGCTGGCTAACACTAATAATATAAGCGCAGCCTACCTAACAGGATACTTATGTGGCAAAAAAGCCCTGAAAGAGGGGATCACAGAGGCCGTCCTTGACATGGGCCTAAGACCCCCAGTTAAGGGTTCAAGGGTCTTCGCAGCCCTTAAAGGGGCTGTTGACGCGGGTTTAAAGGTGCCTCACAGTGAATCCATCCTACCAGACGAATCAAGGATAAAGGGAGAACACATAGCAGCCTATGCAAAGTCATTAGATGAGGAAGAGGTGAAAAAAAGGTTCTCCAAATACTTCGAAAGGGGGATTTCCCCAACAAGATTACCAGAACACTTCCAGGAGATCAAAAAGAAAATAGATGAGGTAATATCATGA
- a CDS encoding 50S ribosomal protein L6 yields the protein MAVAAIIREEIPIPENVEVTIDDKITVKGPKGEVSRRFNQHNIRIDKEDDKIILEAKFPRKRDKAMLGTIKAHINNMIIGVTRGFTYKMKIVYAHFPMTVKVQGDKVIIENFLGERHPRKAKIIGDTKVQVKGDEVHITGIDKEDVGQTMANIEQATKIKRRDPRVFQDGIYLTSKG from the coding sequence ATGGCCGTAGCAGCAATAATCCGGGAAGAAATCCCCATCCCAGAGAATGTAGAAGTCACCATAGACGACAAGATAACAGTAAAGGGGCCGAAGGGGGAAGTATCCCGCAGATTCAACCAACACAATATAAGAATAGATAAAGAAGATGATAAGATCATCCTAGAAGCTAAATTCCCACGTAAAAGGGACAAGGCCATGCTCGGGACCATCAAAGCCCACATAAACAACATGATAATAGGAGTAACCAGAGGATTCACCTATAAGATGAAGATAGTCTATGCACACTTTCCCATGACGGTCAAGGTCCAGGGGGACAAGGTCATAATCGAAAACTTCCTAGGTGAGAGGCACCCCCGCAAGGCGAAAATCATAGGAGACACCAAAGTACAAGTAAAAGGCGACGAAGTCCACATAACCGGGATAGACAAGGAAGATGTTGGACAGACAATGGCGAACATAGAACAGGCTACAAAGATCAAAAGAAGAGACCCGAGAGTATTCCAGGATGGCATATACCTAACGAGTAAAGGGTGA